The proteins below come from a single Rickettsia typhi str. Wilmington genomic window:
- the acpP gene encoding acyl carrier protein has translation MEFKIMSTTDKIEQKVIEMVAEKLNKDKAIITTDSRFIEDLKADSLDTVELMMAIEVEYGIDIPDDEATKIKTVSDVIKYIKERQS, from the coding sequence ATGGAGTTCAAAATTATGAGTACAACGGACAAGATCGAACAGAAAGTTATTGAAATGGTTGCTGAGAAGCTAAATAAAGATAAAGCGATAATAACTACAGATTCAAGATTTATAGAAGATTTGAAAGCTGATAGCCTTGATACCGTAGAATTAATGATGGCAATAGAAGTTGAATACGGTATTGATATCCCTGATGATGAAGCCACTAAAATTAAAACCGTATCCGATGTCATAAAATATATCAAAGAACGCCAATCTTAA
- the recA gene encoding recombinase RecA yields the protein MSNTDKERAIAAALAQIEKSYGKGSVMKLGQRPNIDIEAISTGSLGLDIALGIGGVPKGRIIEIFGPESSGKTTLTLHLIAESQKNGGTCAFIDAEHALDPAYAKKLGVNIDELIISQPDTGEQALEIADTLIRSGGIDMIIIDSVAALVPKSEIEGEMGDAQMASQARLMSQALRKLTASINRTNCITVFINQIRMKIGVMFGSPETTTGGNALKFYASVRIDIRRIGSIKDKEEVIGSQTKVKVVKNKVSPPFKTADFDIMYGSGISKEGEIIDLGVKLEIIEKSGSWFAYNKVRIGQGRENVKQYLKEHPQIANEIEKIIREKSSAITNINLDQTEE from the coding sequence ATGTCAAATACAGACAAGGAACGAGCCATTGCTGCAGCACTCGCACAAATAGAAAAAAGCTACGGTAAAGGTTCCGTAATGAAACTAGGGCAACGTCCAAATATTGATATAGAAGCAATATCAACAGGCTCACTTGGACTAGATATAGCACTTGGAATAGGAGGTGTCCCTAAAGGCAGAATAATTGAGATTTTTGGACCTGAAAGCTCAGGTAAAACTACTTTGACACTACATTTAATTGCGGAATCTCAAAAAAATGGTGGTACATGTGCGTTTATTGATGCAGAGCATGCCTTAGACCCAGCTTATGCAAAGAAATTAGGCGTAAATATTGATGAGCTTATCATTTCACAACCAGATACAGGTGAACAAGCGCTAGAAATTGCTGATACGTTAATTCGCTCAGGTGGTATTGATATGATAATAATAGATAGTGTTGCTGCTTTAGTACCAAAATCAGAAATTGAAGGTGAAATGGGTGATGCCCAAATGGCTTCTCAAGCAAGATTAATGAGCCAGGCACTCCGTAAACTTACTGCATCAATTAATCGTACAAATTGTATTACTGTTTTTATCAACCAAATCAGAATGAAAATAGGTGTTATGTTCGGTAGTCCTGAAACTACAACAGGCGGTAATGCTTTAAAATTCTATGCTTCTGTTAGAATTGATATAAGAAGAATTGGCTCCATTAAAGATAAAGAAGAAGTAATAGGTAGCCAAACTAAAGTAAAAGTAGTCAAAAACAAAGTATCTCCACCATTTAAAACTGCAGATTTTGATATAATGTATGGTTCAGGTATTTCCAAAGAAGGTGAGATAATTGATCTTGGTGTTAAGCTTGAGATTATTGAGAAATCAGGCTCGTGGTTTGCTTACAATAAAGTACGCATAGGTCAAGGACGTGAAAACGTCAAACAATATTTAAAAGAACATCCACAAATTGCCAACGAAATTGAGAAAATAATACGAGAAAAATCGTCAGCAATTACTAATATAAATCTTGATCAAACGGAGGAATAA
- a CDS encoding helix-turn-helix transcriptional regulator has product MALATKVKEFLEEKLKQEKIDRKYLSKVTNIPYTTVSRIMRAEANREFNPEIDTILKIAKYFNCTMDEVIKRKVHNNS; this is encoded by the coding sequence ATGGCACTTGCTACTAAGGTAAAAGAATTTTTAGAAGAAAAATTAAAACAAGAAAAGATAGATCGTAAATATCTTTCTAAGGTGACTAATATCCCTTATACGACTGTTAGTAGAATTATGAGAGCGGAAGCTAATCGTGAATTTAATCCTGAAATAGATACTATTTTAAAAATAGCAAAATATTTTAATTGTACTATGGATGAGGTAATAAAAAGAAAAGTACATAATAATTCATAA
- the fabF gene encoding beta-ketoacyl-ACP synthase II yields MSNQNINKRVVITGLGLVTPVGLNVNSSWKNIVDGVSGIKTITEFDTSKLACKIAGVIDISEHDGFKLENFTQADDINRLSKMDKFIHYGIAAATEAVEDSGWLPEDEKSRDRTGLILGSGIGGLKMIEDTSIKLYKENNGKVSPFFIPASLINLLSGLVSIKYGFSGPNQAAVTACSTGAHAIGDAMRMIKHGYADVMIAGGAEAPVTPVGVAGFVAARALCTKYNDNPEKASRPWDKGRSGFVMGEGAGIVVLEEYEHAVNRGAKIYCEVIGYGSTGDAYHMTAPHPQGRGAYRAMSEALQDAGINPSMIDYINAHGTSTTLGDMIELEATQKLFLESNPKILMSSTKSSIGHLLGAAGSVEFIFSVLTIRDQIAPPTLNLENPMDDVKIDLVKLKARETVVDYVLSNSFGFGGTNASLVIKRI; encoded by the coding sequence ATGTCAAATCAAAACATAAATAAAAGAGTAGTTATTACTGGGCTTGGACTTGTTACTCCTGTTGGGCTTAATGTTAACTCATCTTGGAAAAATATTGTAGATGGAGTAAGTGGTATAAAAACTATTACAGAATTTGACACTTCTAAACTTGCGTGTAAAATTGCTGGAGTTATAGATATTTCTGAGCACGATGGATTTAAACTAGAAAATTTTACACAAGCAGATGATATTAATAGACTAAGTAAAATGGATAAATTTATCCATTATGGGATAGCAGCTGCAACCGAAGCAGTTGAAGATAGCGGATGGTTACCTGAAGATGAAAAATCTCGTGATAGAACAGGCCTGATATTAGGTTCAGGAATCGGTGGGCTTAAAATGATTGAAGATACCTCTATTAAACTTTATAAAGAAAATAACGGCAAAGTTAGTCCTTTCTTTATTCCAGCATCATTAATTAACCTTTTATCAGGTCTTGTTTCTATAAAATACGGTTTTAGTGGCCCGAATCAAGCAGCAGTAACAGCGTGCTCTACAGGTGCACATGCTATAGGTGATGCGATGCGTATGATAAAGCATGGTTATGCCGATGTTATGATCGCAGGTGGTGCAGAAGCTCCAGTTACACCTGTCGGAGTTGCAGGTTTCGTTGCTGCTAGAGCATTATGTACTAAATATAACGATAATCCTGAAAAAGCCTCAAGACCTTGGGATAAAGGTCGAAGTGGTTTTGTGATGGGTGAAGGAGCAGGCATTGTAGTCTTAGAAGAATATGAACATGCAGTAAATCGTGGAGCTAAAATTTATTGTGAAGTTATAGGGTACGGCTCTACAGGTGATGCATACCATATGACCGCTCCACATCCTCAAGGTAGAGGAGCTTATAGAGCAATGAGTGAAGCGTTACAAGATGCTGGTATCAATCCTAGTATGATTGATTATATTAATGCACACGGTACTTCTACTACTCTTGGAGACATGATCGAATTAGAAGCTACACAAAAATTATTTTTAGAATCGAATCCCAAAATTCTAATGTCTTCTACTAAATCATCAATAGGACATTTGCTTGGTGCAGCAGGAAGTGTTGAATTTATATTTTCAGTTCTTACAATTCGAGATCAGATTGCACCACCAACCTTAAACTTAGAAAACCCTATGGATGATGTTAAAATAGATTTAGTAAAATTAAAAGCTAGAGAAACTGTGGTAGATTACGTATTATCTAATTCTTTTGGCTTCGGTGGTACCAATGCTAGCTTAGTCATTAAGAGGATTTAA
- the gmk gene encoding guanylate kinase has translation MQFKHKGLIIILSSPSGTGKSSLAKELLKIDNNLRLSISVTTRKPRLGEVDGINYYFKTDLEFKTLVKQNKFLEYAKIYNDYYGTPKEYVKMLLKQGLDVLFDIDWQGVRSIKKNTNNVVTIFVLPPSLEILEQRLRNRATDNEETIKLRMQSAQHEISYANEYDYVVINDDFGQTLKKIHEIIVAERAKNFSYHAH, from the coding sequence ATGCAATTTAAACATAAAGGACTGATTATAATTTTATCTTCTCCTTCAGGTACTGGTAAGTCAAGTTTAGCTAAAGAATTATTGAAGATAGATAATAATTTACGTTTATCTATTTCGGTCACTACAAGGAAACCACGTTTAGGAGAAGTAGATGGTATAAACTATTACTTTAAGACTGATCTAGAGTTTAAAACATTAGTTAAACAGAATAAATTCCTTGAATATGCTAAAATATACAATGATTATTATGGTACGCCTAAAGAATATGTTAAAATGTTATTAAAGCAAGGATTAGATGTTTTATTTGATATTGATTGGCAAGGAGTAAGGAGTATTAAGAAAAATACTAATAATGTTGTTACTATATTTGTATTGCCGCCTAGTCTTGAAATACTGGAACAACGCTTAAGAAATAGAGCTACAGATAATGAAGAAACAATCAAATTACGTATGCAGTCGGCACAACATGAAATATCATACGCTAATGAGTATGATTATGTAGTTATCAACGATGATTTCGGCCAAACGCTTAAAAAAATACATGAGATTATAGTTGCAGAAAGAGCAAAGAATTTTTCTTACCATGCACATTAG
- the mnmE gene encoding tRNA uridine-5-carboxymethylaminomethyl(34) synthesis GTPase MnmE, which produces METIFAQSSAFGKAGVAVFRISGPKSLEVLQLLTGRKDFKPRLMYYQQIISPETNELIDNAMVVYFKLPNSFTGEDVVEIHTHGSKAISIMLINTLLNIDDIRLAEAGEFTKRAFLNNKFDLTAAEGIADLINAETIMQHRQAVRQANGGLEELYNNWRNQLLKIIALLEAYLDFPDEDIPDSILNDVNNTHKNIVNEISNYLNDNRRGELLNNGLKLAIIGPPNTGKSSLLNFLMQRNIAIVSNIAGTTRDIIEGHLDIGGYPIILQDTAGIRAESTDIIEREGIKRAINSAKTANIKIIMFDAEKLDLSINNDIIDLIDENTIVIINKIDLIEPSQIFPIEKKYKCLRVSVKNNIALSSILKNIENIAENIAGFTETPYITNQRHRHYLKQALSHLMAFNLDNDLVLATEDMRMTARCIGLITGVINVEEILNEIFKNFCIGK; this is translated from the coding sequence GTGGAAACGATATTTGCGCAAAGCTCTGCATTCGGTAAAGCAGGAGTAGCTGTTTTTAGGATTTCAGGCCCTAAAAGCCTAGAGGTTTTGCAATTACTTACAGGTCGGAAAGACTTTAAGCCAAGATTAATGTATTATCAACAAATTATTTCCCCTGAAACCAATGAGCTAATTGACAATGCTATGGTTGTTTATTTTAAGCTCCCTAATAGTTTTACTGGTGAAGATGTAGTCGAGATTCATACGCACGGCAGTAAAGCTATTTCTATAATGCTGATTAATACATTGTTAAACATAGATGATATTCGTTTAGCAGAAGCAGGCGAGTTTACAAAAAGAGCTTTTTTAAACAATAAATTTGATTTAACGGCAGCAGAGGGAATAGCAGATTTAATTAATGCCGAAACTATTATGCAGCATAGGCAAGCCGTAAGACAAGCAAACGGCGGTCTTGAAGAATTATATAATAATTGGCGTAATCAGCTTTTAAAGATTATCGCTCTACTTGAAGCTTATCTTGATTTCCCTGATGAAGATATACCAGATAGCATACTTAATGACGTTAACAACACTCATAAAAACATTGTAAATGAAATATCTAATTATCTTAATGATAACAGACGAGGAGAATTACTAAATAATGGTCTTAAACTTGCAATCATTGGTCCACCAAATACAGGTAAGTCTAGTTTATTAAACTTCTTGATGCAACGAAATATAGCAATTGTCTCAAATATTGCAGGAACTACTAGAGATATAATAGAGGGACATTTAGACATTGGAGGCTACCCTATTATTTTGCAAGATACAGCAGGTATAAGAGCAGAAAGTACAGACATTATAGAGCGAGAAGGTATAAAAAGAGCTATTAATTCTGCTAAAACAGCAAATATTAAAATTATTATGTTTGATGCCGAAAAATTAGATTTATCTATAAATAATGATATTATAGATTTAATTGATGAGAATACTATCGTAATCATTAATAAAATTGATTTAATTGAACCAAGTCAAATCTTTCCTATTGAAAAGAAATATAAATGCTTAAGAGTTTCAGTAAAAAATAATATTGCTCTTTCAAGTATTTTAAAAAATATTGAAAATATTGCTGAAAATATTGCAGGTTTTACCGAAACTCCTTATATAACAAATCAGCGTCATCGTCATTATTTAAAACAAGCTCTTTCGCATTTAATGGCTTTTAACTTAGACAATGATTTAGTACTCGCAACTGAAGATATGAGAATGACAGCACGATGCATTGGTCTTATTACAGGCGTTATTAACGTAGAAGAAATACTAAATGAAATCTTTAAAAATTTCTGCATAGGTAAATGA
- a CDS encoding NAD-glutamate dehydrogenase produces MVSKTLNFRRLNCQIPNYQTKILELSKERESSPIYIDFIQKFLNYIPIDYDFENREKLFQNFADEAFKFFQQRVDRARKISITKSVIENDPAINVLILLDNKPHIVDVIICLLQNMNLQAKFLLHPVINCMRNSQGVLEKIFKNSVLDEQSELILHLTILGNFDDKTTKFLTEAINERLEELQQSYTHLPQLLTKLQDLSNNIIDNDKFNFEEAKEFLNWLQNDNLVLLGTFDFDVKSLKLSNEIGVAKIWQEVRDEIDDIIKCSANTLYQNQLIILGKVNSISLIHSDNLIDYILVKKFDSSGKYISGSIIFGIYNVNMYYYSISNIPILRQKFNFVIEKAGFSLSGYNADKLRILIESLPRAALIQIDQSDLYCMCLHMLSSMMSKKLKLFIQYDWSNSFLNIIIFLPRERLTAEIHNMIDCYLSEKFGSKILSNYITEVAGNFSYLFVTLEAQGVHKINFEAEIIQQDLDRISTRWSEDFYFKFSKKFGEYQAGINLKIFDNVFPADYRQKFSPEIALIDIEYLKKASELQKCMFNLVSVNETEFYLKIYSPKVKLALSNILPSIENLGFKAIDEQTFAIKDAMEIKESWIYNFILTSIVPVKNNIPALKINVEEALDQMALGMLANDSLSKLIVLAGFNWKQVKLIKALTRYLHQTGFSYGKGYVQLTLLKHPEYTKMLVNLFDIKFNPQHPDNNYDVVQDNLNTYLVTVEMSSEDKVLRSMLGIVNAITRTNYYQAHKHIFSFKFDSSKVPNLPKPIPFAEVFVYSRNFEAVHLRGGPVSRGGLRWSDRAEDYRFEILGLMKAQMTKNSVIVPVGSKGGFYVNFTEEGLTRDEYMEKVIECYKNFLRGLLDITDNIIDGKVVHPKDMIIYDTKDPYLVVAADKGTASFSDYANSVAKEYNYWLDDAFASGGSAGYDHKKMAITSKGAWISVTNHFKTLGLDVQKDNITVVGIGDMSGDVFGNGMLRSKAIKLVAAFNHKHIFIDPNPNPLLSFKERLRLFNLKGSNWSDYDSTLISKGGNIFERSSKSLKLSPEIKKLLDINANEMSPEELIRAILKADVDLLWNGGIGTYIKAKTENNLEIGDKANDNLRCNGEEIRAKVIAEGGNVGVSQRGRVEYAKKGGRINADFIDNSAGVDCSDHEVNIKIALSSAVTSGKITLEERNKLLIDMTKQVEELVLLDNYKQTEAITIMQLSPTLTVNILSQFIDILEEEKVLERDNEFLPSVEELNRRAINDEVLTRPELCVLLSYSKRAAYHELINSTFFHDKYFDTYLIDYFPKMMQEKFRNEILSHPLKYEIIKTVTINKIINQLGGPLISIIKLEIGAPLCDIIRSYTIICEIFALDDIWETISNLSTHIDYNVKIDMFTEVTKLMRRGISWFIKNSKHPINISETIEEFRGHAQNLRKMISTLLVGENKVRFAEKLNYYTTSGVEASFAATIATFDNLISVFDIIYVAKETEGNNNEIAKAYFDISDMFSLDWLRKVCDKQLNDSFWRRLGLQSLKDDLYDKQRRLLIKIINKSKTTIDLDLWIVNNNNLVRNFLDFIKEIKAQETIDLNIIILANKKFEIFLQKLE; encoded by the coding sequence ATGGTATCAAAAACATTAAACTTTAGACGTTTAAATTGTCAAATTCCGAATTATCAAACTAAAATTCTAGAACTAAGCAAGGAACGTGAGTCAAGTCCAATATATATAGATTTTATTCAAAAGTTTTTAAATTATATTCCTATAGATTATGATTTTGAGAATAGGGAAAAGTTATTCCAAAATTTTGCAGATGAAGCATTTAAATTTTTTCAGCAAAGGGTAGACAGAGCAAGAAAAATATCAATAACAAAGTCAGTGATCGAAAATGATCCAGCAATAAATGTCTTGATATTACTTGATAATAAGCCACATATTGTTGATGTGATTATATGTTTGCTTCAAAATATGAATTTACAAGCTAAGTTTTTACTACATCCGGTAATAAACTGTATGCGCAATAGTCAAGGAGTATTAGAAAAAATATTTAAAAACTCTGTGTTAGATGAACAATCAGAATTGATATTACATTTAACAATTTTAGGAAATTTCGACGATAAAACTACTAAATTTTTAACTGAGGCTATCAATGAAAGATTAGAAGAGTTACAACAGAGCTATACACATTTACCACAATTGCTTACAAAATTACAAGATTTATCTAACAATATAATTGATAATGACAAATTCAATTTTGAAGAGGCAAAAGAATTCTTAAATTGGTTACAAAATGATAATTTGGTTTTATTAGGGACTTTTGATTTTGATGTAAAATCTTTAAAATTAAGCAATGAAATAGGAGTCGCAAAAATATGGCAAGAAGTAAGAGATGAAATTGATGACATTATAAAATGTTCTGCTAATACTTTATATCAAAATCAATTAATAATACTCGGTAAAGTAAATAGTATATCACTTATCCATTCAGATAATTTGATTGACTATATTCTAGTGAAAAAATTTGACTCTTCAGGTAAATATATTTCAGGAAGTATAATTTTTGGTATATATAATGTAAATATGTATTACTATTCAATAAGTAATATTCCAATCTTACGACAAAAATTCAATTTTGTAATTGAGAAAGCTGGTTTTTCATTATCTGGTTATAATGCCGATAAATTAAGAATTTTAATTGAATCGTTACCAAGAGCAGCTTTAATACAGATTGATCAAAGTGATTTATATTGTATGTGCTTACATATGCTCTCAAGCATGATGAGTAAGAAACTTAAACTATTTATTCAATATGATTGGTCTAATTCTTTTCTTAACATTATCATTTTTCTACCACGAGAACGTTTAACTGCCGAAATACACAATATGATAGATTGTTATTTATCAGAAAAATTTGGTAGTAAAATTTTATCCAATTATATCACAGAAGTAGCTGGTAATTTTTCTTATCTTTTTGTAACACTTGAAGCGCAGGGGGTACATAAAATAAATTTTGAAGCAGAGATAATACAGCAAGATTTAGATCGTATCTCTACACGTTGGAGTGAAGATTTTTATTTTAAGTTTTCTAAAAAATTTGGCGAATATCAAGCAGGTATTAATTTAAAGATTTTTGATAATGTTTTTCCAGCAGATTATAGACAAAAATTTTCTCCAGAAATAGCTTTAATAGATATTGAATATTTAAAGAAAGCAAGCGAGTTACAAAAATGTATGTTTAATTTAGTTTCTGTCAATGAAACAGAATTTTATTTAAAAATATATAGTCCAAAAGTAAAACTTGCACTTTCTAATATATTGCCGTCAATAGAGAATTTAGGTTTTAAGGCAATTGATGAACAAACTTTTGCAATTAAAGATGCAATGGAAATCAAAGAAAGTTGGATATATAATTTTATTTTAACTTCTATTGTACCTGTCAAAAATAATATTCCCGCATTAAAAATAAATGTTGAAGAAGCTTTAGACCAAATGGCACTTGGTATGCTTGCTAATGATTCTTTAAGTAAATTAATAGTGCTTGCAGGTTTTAATTGGAAGCAAGTTAAACTTATTAAAGCTTTAACAAGATATTTACATCAAACAGGATTTAGTTACGGTAAAGGTTATGTACAGTTAACATTACTTAAACATCCAGAATATACAAAAATGTTGGTAAATCTATTTGATATAAAATTTAATCCTCAACATCCAGATAACAATTATGATGTAGTTCAAGATAACCTAAATACTTACTTAGTAACCGTTGAGATGAGTAGTGAAGATAAAGTACTACGTAGTATGCTCGGTATAGTGAATGCTATTACTCGCACAAATTATTATCAAGCGCATAAACATATTTTTTCATTTAAATTTGATTCTTCAAAAGTACCGAATTTACCTAAGCCAATTCCATTTGCTGAAGTATTTGTTTATTCTAGAAATTTTGAAGCTGTTCATTTAAGAGGTGGTCCAGTATCGCGTGGAGGACTGCGATGGTCAGATAGAGCTGAAGATTATAGATTTGAGATTCTTGGGCTGATGAAAGCACAAATGACTAAGAATTCAGTTATTGTACCTGTTGGGTCTAAAGGCGGTTTTTATGTTAATTTTACTGAGGAAGGACTGACTCGTGATGAATATATGGAAAAAGTTATAGAATGTTATAAGAATTTTCTTAGAGGTTTATTAGATATAACTGATAATATCATTGACGGTAAAGTAGTGCATCCTAAAGATATGATTATTTATGATACAAAAGATCCTTATTTAGTCGTTGCTGCTGATAAAGGTACAGCATCATTTTCGGATTATGCTAATAGTGTCGCAAAAGAATATAATTATTGGCTTGATGATGCTTTTGCTTCTGGTGGTTCTGCAGGTTACGATCATAAAAAAATGGCTATTACTTCTAAAGGAGCTTGGATTTCTGTAACTAATCACTTTAAAACCTTAGGTTTAGATGTCCAAAAAGACAATATTACTGTCGTAGGTATAGGAGATATGTCAGGCGATGTATTTGGTAATGGTATGCTAAGATCAAAGGCTATTAAGTTAGTTGCGGCCTTTAATCATAAACATATATTTATTGATCCTAATCCTAATCCTTTATTAAGTTTTAAAGAGCGTTTACGTTTATTTAATTTAAAGGGTTCTAATTGGTCTGATTATGATTCTACGCTTATTTCTAAAGGTGGAAATATATTTGAACGCAGTAGTAAATCGCTAAAGTTATCACCAGAAATTAAAAAGTTACTTGATATAAATGCTAATGAGATGTCACCAGAGGAATTAATTAGAGCTATTTTAAAAGCCGATGTTGATTTACTGTGGAATGGAGGTATAGGTACTTATATTAAGGCTAAAACGGAAAATAATTTGGAAATTGGTGATAAAGCAAATGATAATCTTAGATGTAATGGTGAGGAAATTAGAGCAAAGGTTATAGCAGAAGGTGGTAATGTTGGTGTATCACAGAGAGGTAGAGTTGAATATGCTAAAAAAGGTGGACGCATAAATGCTGATTTTATTGATAATTCAGCAGGCGTTGATTGTTCAGATCATGAGGTAAATATCAAAATTGCTTTAAGTAGCGCTGTCACATCAGGAAAAATTACCTTAGAAGAACGTAATAAACTTTTAATTGATATGACAAAGCAAGTTGAAGAGTTAGTATTACTTGATAATTATAAGCAAACTGAAGCAATAACTATTATGCAACTATCGCCTACTTTAACTGTTAATATACTTAGTCAATTTATAGATATTTTAGAAGAAGAAAAAGTATTAGAGCGCGACAATGAATTCTTGCCTAGTGTAGAAGAATTGAATAGAAGAGCTATTAATGATGAAGTATTGACTCGTCCTGAGCTTTGTGTATTGCTCTCGTACAGTAAGAGAGCTGCTTATCATGAGTTAATTAATTCTACTTTTTTTCATGATAAATATTTTGATACATATCTTATAGATTATTTCCCAAAAATGATGCAAGAAAAGTTTCGTAATGAAATTTTATCTCATCCTCTTAAATATGAGATTATTAAAACCGTTACTATAAATAAAATAATTAATCAGCTTGGAGGTCCGCTTATTAGTATTATAAAACTTGAGATTGGTGCTCCTCTTTGTGATATAATAAGATCATATACAATTATTTGTGAAATTTTTGCGCTCGATGATATATGGGAAACTATCAGTAATCTATCTACTCATATAGATTACAATGTAAAAATTGATATGTTTACTGAAGTAACAAAATTAATGCGTAGGGGTATTTCATGGTTTATTAAAAATTCGAAACATCCTATTAATATTAGTGAAACTATAGAAGAGTTTAGAGGACATGCACAAAACTTAAGAAAAATGATCAGTACTTTATTAGTCGGAGAAAATAAAGTAAGATTTGCAGAAAAATTAAATTATTATACAACTAGCGGGGTAGAGGCATCGTTTGCTGCTACTATTGCTACATTTGACAATTTAATTTCAGTGTTTGACATTATATATGTAGCAAAAGAGACTGAAGGCAATAATAATGAGATAGCAAAAGCGTATTTTGATATAAGCGATATGTTTAGTCTTGATTGGTTACGTAAAGTTTGTGATAAGCAATTAAACGATTCATTTTGGCGACGCCTCGGTCTTCAATCGCTAAAAGATGATTTATATGACAAACAACGTAGATTATTAATAAAAATAATTAATAAATCTAAAACAACTATTGATTTAGATTTATGGATTGTTAATAATAATAACTTAGTTAGAAATTTTCTTGATTTTATTAAAGAAATTAAAGCTCAAGAAACTATAGACTTAAATATAATTATTTTAGCAAATAAGAAATTTGAAATATTCTTACAAAAACTTGAGTGA
- the fabG gene encoding 3-oxoacyl-ACP reductase FabG: protein MIDFTGKTSLITGASGGIGSAIARLLHKLGSKVIISGSNEKKLKLLGNTLKDNYIIEVCNLANKEECNNLISKISNLDILVCNAGITSDTLAIRMKDQDFDKVIDINLKANFILNREAIKKMIQKRYGRIINISSIVGIAGNPGQANYCASKAGLIGMTKSLSYEVATRGITVNAVAPGFIKSDMTDKLNEKQREAIVQKIPLGTYGIPEDVAYAVAFLASNHASYITGQTLHVNGGMLMV, encoded by the coding sequence ATGATTGATTTTACAGGTAAAACTTCCTTAATTACAGGTGCTTCAGGCGGCATAGGAAGTGCAATAGCGCGGTTGCTACATAAACTCGGAAGCAAGGTAATTATTAGTGGGAGTAATGAGAAAAAATTAAAATTACTTGGAAATACTTTAAAAGATAATTATATCATAGAAGTATGCAATCTTGCAAATAAGGAAGAATGTAATAATTTAATATCTAAAATATCAAATTTAGATATTTTAGTATGTAATGCCGGTATTACTAGTGATACACTCGCAATTAGAATGAAAGATCAAGATTTTGACAAAGTTATTGATATCAATTTGAAAGCAAATTTTATTTTAAATCGTGAAGCAATAAAAAAAATGATACAAAAAAGGTATGGACGCATTATTAACATATCTTCAATAGTAGGAATTGCAGGTAATCCAGGACAGGCTAATTATTGTGCTTCTAAAGCAGGTTTAATAGGTATGACAAAATCGCTCTCTTACGAAGTTGCGACTAGAGGTATTACGGTTAATGCAGTAGCGCCAGGATTTATAAAATCAGATATGACAGATAAACTCAACGAAAAACAAAGAGAAGCAATAGTACAAAAAATTCCACTAGGCACTTATGGTATACCGGAAGACGTTGCATATGCAGTCGCATTTTTAGCAAGCAATCATGCATCATATATTACCGGTCAAACTCTACATGTAAACGGCGGTATGTTAATGGTATAA